Proteins found in one Aethina tumida isolate Nest 87 chromosome 1, icAetTumi1.1, whole genome shotgun sequence genomic segment:
- the LOC126264170 gene encoding anoctamin-1-like, with translation MKPIEYFSDGISKVDYIIAVTRIAARKHVTVITDLVNSLRELGLEIEQNLGVTESVVFLKIHIPTETVTFLSQMNLSWEATKRVKTPKPRRNWWNDVFKTPLAYVNPNKGMDYCGRIYYIAQIMTKAQWGPKETDHGIDQLISKRVIQKAYPLHDGPVQDLDLDDKYLNDRSLLAKYWASFRYFYKEQPLDIIKKYYGLPTAFYFAWMGFYVQMLIPISIMSAVSLLMCLKRWYDKADDYIKECEQLDYKICRFCVPEDNTCITTNIKSHCFLMSVALVVDDKESMIYSVLVSFWAGAVQTMWMKREQDLRKRWNLLNSDSYSLSPRFQFWEKVS, from the exons ATGAAACCAATAGAATATTTCAGCGACGGTATAAGCAAAGTAGATTACATAATAGCCGTAACAAGAATTGCAGCCAGGAAACACGTAACTGTCATTACAGACCTAGTCAACAGCCTTCGGGAACTGGGTTTGGAAATCGAACAAAATCTCGGAGTTACGGAATCGGTGGTCTTTCTCAAAATTCACATCCCGACCGAAACTGTCACGTTTTTGTCGCAAATGAATCTGTCATGGGAAGCAACAAAACGAGTTAAGACCCCGAAGCCGCGGAGGAATTGGTGGAACGATGTATTCAAAACACCTTTGGCATACGTCAATCCAAACAAAGGGATGGACTATTGCGGTAGGATTTATTACATTGCTCAGATTATGACGAAGGCTCAGTGGGGACCAAAGGAGACGGATCACGGTATAGATCAGTTGATCAGCAAACGCGTTATTCAAAAAGCTTATCCGTTGCACGATGGACCGGTTCAAGACTTGGACTTGGACGATAAGTACTTGAATGATAGGTCACTGTTAGCCAAATACTGGGCGAGCtttcgttatttttataaagaacaaCCGTtggacattattaaaaaatactacgGTTTACCCACGGCGTTCTACTTCGCTTGGATGGGGTTCTATGTTCAAATGTTGATACCGATATCGATTATGTCCGCGGTAAGTCTGTTAATGTGCCTGAAAAGATGGTATGACAAAGCTGACGACTATATTAAAGAGTGTGAACAATTGGATTACAAAATATGCAGATTTTGTGTACCAGAAGATAACACATGTATAACAACGAATATAAAATCTCACTGTTTCCTTATGTCGGTAGCTCTTGTCGTTGATGACAAAGAGAGTATGATATACAGTGTGTTGGTTTCATTTTGGGCTGGCGCCGTACAAACTATGTGGATGAAAAGGGAGCAAGATTTGCGTAAGAGGTGGAATTTGTTGAATTCAGATTCGTATTCTCTTTCTCCAAGATTTCAATTTTGGGAAAAGGTCAG TTAG
- the LOC109598248 gene encoding testis-expressed protein 2 isoform X2: MVHFDGQTKENMEKGKPVTTSVPSITIKFHANAEQIEELYDDENAATVSDASTASEGKIVTGDADTSPFKYLPRLGKRSTSIDVSGQTQSVESSSPPSDPWRFFSDIKGKITKSVEEKITEIKSRSQEEGSPSKQKLVKDSKENSSSVSDSEDVSESSISKTCGIVSTTEGVEMSSDDETPSLDADKRDEAKKKVHRKSPHVFSQRFRFLRHSGAKEGTVHVNSLSRLYNINTEKVEQALPEHTEEVESGVDALNDIESETIPEAHKIDNEEILRKVSEKIDNIELDDERVINFREVTGKEIRNSFFTTDSSSTIFAPSGFVDLRPAKSHKKIELKIRHYLLCSCFIACYAILHYYCPYLAGLMLGILFGALVHWCHIKLTSSADDLQAVRKVYKPEDCKQILEIPAVKEYQPLTKFEGWINEYPDVYSPDTYHISKTQSAFLRLQGNMLRISHTKQKIPKRAMYNEPKIKAHFVHHRIYNLLGAKVTLLPEGLAKIRHWSKKYPICITLSKDQLQQDQVLTKLESEEEKDEKDDVKSTPKEKTGFRFKKKDSAPVISQRFSKLTEEEDYDLESDSRASSPSPDFSDPVIEQVIADVLADNIKNDEELLNDFDVVSSNADSSVSHDDSPTEHHIYIFGRTDREKEDWFRRLTAATHCQNAQRVDVEDKPDDVKEEEELSDLERVYNEYNKYMQMFIKKVRWLTRTAHKIPKTKPKKPVKEKTSKEEQIEEPLDESKGDLVLWLNALIGRVLFDFMHDPGFTMKVRDRIQRKLSSIKLPYFIEELLVTELSLGKSSPMIHKAGKPILDEKGLWVDADLTYEGLIILTLQTKLNLMKLKNPQAKEKTLVKEKSAIFHSDVDDSAESSSDDEGPSEIQTDTTSTDAGNSGKKFIKMVDKIAESRFFQAATENRYIKKAMEGVSNTDLRLKVEMRSLIGTLVLNMPSPPSDRVWIGFRPVPEVVISAQPIVGERNITFLYVTSWIEKKLVQEFHKIMVIPNMEDFVIPVMNPKLPE; this comes from the exons ATGGTGCATTTTGATGGACAGACAAaggaaaatatggaaaaag GTAAACCCGTGACAACATCAGTTCCGTCTATCACCATCAAGTTTCATGCGAACGCTGAACAAATCGAGGAGTTGTACGATGACGAGAACGCTGCAACTGTCAGCGACGCGTCAACCGCCTCCGAGGGCAAAATTGTAACCGGAGATGCGGATACAAGTCCGTTTAAGTACTTACCCCGTTTGGGCAAACGCTCTACAAGCATAGACGTGTCGGGACAAACGCAGAGCGTCGAATCGTCGTCGCCGCCCAGCGACCCGTGGCGTTTCTTCTCCGACATCAAGGGTAAGATCACGAAGAGCGTCGAGGAAAAAATCACGGAGATCAAAAGCAGATCGCAGGAGGAAGGTTCGCCGTCCAAGCAAAAACTAGTGAAAGACAGCAAAGAGAATTCTAGTAGCGTATCAGACTCGGAGGACGTGTCCGAGAGTAGCATTTCGAAAACGTGCGGCATTGTATCGACCACCGAGGGTGTCGAGATGTCGAGCGACGACGAGACTCCGTCGTTAGATGCCGACAAGCGCGACGAGGCGAAAAAGAAAGTGCACAGGAAGAGTCCGCATGTATTTTCGCAGCGATTCCGTTTTTTGCGGCACTCGGGGGCGAAGGAAGGAACAGTTCACGTTAACTCGTTGAGCAGGCTTTACAATATTAACACGGAGAAGGTTGAACAGGCGCTGCCCGAACACACGGAGGAGGTAGAGAGTGGCGTTGATGCTCTCAATGATATTGAAAGTGAAACAATTCCGGAGGCGCATAAAATCGATAATGAAGAAATTCTGAGGAAAGTGTCGGAGAAGATCGATAACATCGAGTTGGACGATGAAAGGGTCATCAATTTTAGAGAAGTCACag GAAAGGAGATTCGCAACAGTTTCTTTACCACCGACAGCTCGTCCACGATCTTCGCACCGTCCGGCTTTGTGGACCTGCGACCGGCCAAAAGTCACAAAAAAATCGAGTTAAAAATCCGTCACTATTTATTGTGCAGCTGTTTCATCGCTTGTTATGCCATTCTTCACTATTACTGCCCGTACCTCGCCGGACTAATGCTCGGCATCCTGTTCGGCGCTCTCGTCCACTGGTGTCACATAAAACTCACCTCGAGCGCCGATGATCTACAGGCCGTCCGAAAAGTTTACAAACCGGAGGACTGCAAGCAGATTCTAGAAATACCAGCGGTTAAAGAGTACCAGCCCTTGACCAAATTCGAGGGCTGGATCAACGAATATCCAGACGTCTACAGTCCGGATACTTATCACATCTCGAAGACGCAGTCTGCGTTCTTGCGCCTCCAGGGCAACATGTTGCGCATCAGTCACACAAAACAGAAAATACCGAAACGGGCGATGTATAACGAGCCCAAAATCAAGGCGCACTTCGTACATCACagaatttacaatttgttgGGAGCCAAGGTGACTTTGTTACCTGAAGGTTTGGCTAAAATTCGACACTGGAGTAAGAAGTATCCGATTTGCATCACATTGAGCAAAGATCAGTTGCAGCAAGATCAAGTGCTAACGAAATTGGAATCGGAGGAGGAGAAGGACGAAAAAGATGATGTTAAAAGCACGCCAAAAGAGAAAACTGGATTCAGGTTCAAGAAGAAGGATTCAGCACCCGTTATA tCGCAAAGATTCAGTAAGCTAACAGAAGAGGAGGATTACGACCTGGAATCGGACTCGAGGGCTAGTTCTCCGTCACCAGACTTTTCT GATCCTGTGATTGAACAAGTAATTGCCGACGTTCTCGCAGATAACATCAAGAACGACGAGGAACTGTTAAACGATTTCGACGTCGTCAGTTCCAACGCCGATTCATCCGTTTCACACGAC GACAGTCCCACCGAGcaccatatttatatattcggCAGAACGGATCGCGAAAAGGAAGACTGGTTCAGACGACTGACTGCGGCGACGCATTGTCAAAATGCACAACGCGTCGACGTAGAAGACAAGCCGGACGACGTGAAGGAGGAGGAGGAGCTGAGCGACTTGGAGCGCGTCTACAACGAATACAACAAGTACATGCAAATGTTCATCAAAAAGGTGCGGTGGCTGACCCGAACCGCTCACAAAATTCCCAAGACCAAG CCAAAGAAGCCTGTTAAAGAAAAAACTTCCAAGGAAGAGCAAATTGAGGAGCCACTAGACGAATCCAAGGGTGATTTGGTGCTTTGGTTGAACGCTCTAATTGGAAGGGTGTTGTTTGATTTCATGCACGATCCAGGTTTCACAATGAAAGTGCGGGATCGCATTCAGAGGAAACTTAGCTCGATTAAGTTGCCGTATTTTATTGAAGAATTGCTAGTTACTGAGTTGTCGTTAGGTAAATCGTCCCCGATGATTCATAAGGCTGGCAAACCTATTTTAGATGAAAAAGGATTGTGGGTCGATGCTGATTTAACTTATGAaggattgattattttaacattacaaACTAAattgaatcttatgaaattgaaaaatcctcAAGCAAAAG AAAAGACTTTGGTCAAAGAGAAGTCAGCAATTTTCCATTCGGACGTGGATGATTCTGCAGAAAGTAGCAGTGATGATGAAGGACCGTCGGAGATTCAAACCGACACCACGAGCACGGATGCCGGAAACTCTGGcaagaaattcataaaaatggtGGACAAAATCGCCGAGTCACGATTTTTCCAAGCCGCCACCGAAAACCGCTACATAAAAAAAGCCATGGAAG GCGTGTCCAATACGGATTTACGTTTGAAAGTGGAAATGCGCTCGCTGATCGGAACATTAGTTTTGAATATGCCGTCACCGCCGAGCGACCGCGTTTGGATCGGTTTCCGGCCGGTTCCAGAAGTTGTTATTTCCGCACAGCCAATCGTGGGTGAACGCAACATCACGTTCTTGTACGTGACCAGTTGGATTGAGAAGAAGCTGGTGCAGGAATTCCACAAGATCATGGTGATACCCAACATGGAAGACTTCGTTATACCTGTGATGAATCCGAAGTTGCCGGAATAA
- the LOC109598248 gene encoding testis-expressed protein 2 isoform X3, which translates to MSHSKKKDGKITLGMLKGKPVTTSVPSITIKFHANAEQIEELYDDENAATVSDASTASEGKIVTGDADTSPFKYLPRLGKRSTSIDVSGQTQSVESSSPPSDPWRFFSDIKGKITKSVEEKITEIKSRSQEEGSPSKQKLVKDSKENSSSVSDSEDVSESSISKTCGIVSTTEGVEMSSDDETPSLDADKRDEAKKKVHRKSPHVFSQRFRFLRHSGAKEGTVHVNSLSRLYNINTEKVEQALPEHTEEVESGVDALNDIESETIPEAHKIDNEEILRKVSEKIDNIELDDERVINFREVTGKEIRNSFFTTDSSSTIFAPSGFVDLRPAKSHKKIELKIRHYLLCSCFIACYAILHYYCPYLAGLMLGILFGALVHWCHIKLTSSADDLQAVRKVYKPEDCKQILEIPAVKEYQPLTKFEGWINEYPDVYSPDTYHISKTQSAFLRLQGNMLRISHTKQKIPKRAMYNEPKIKAHFVHHRIYNLLGAKVTLLPEGLAKIRHWSKKYPICITLSKDQLQQDQVLTKLESEEEKDEKDDVKSTPKEKTGFRFKKKDSAPVISQRFSKLTEEEDYDLESDSRASSPSPDFSDPVIEQVIADVLADNIKNDEELLNDFDVVSSNADSSVSHDDSPTEHHIYIFGRTDREKEDWFRRLTAATHCQNAQRVDVEDKPDDVKEEEELSDLERVYNEYNKYMQMFIKKPKKPVKEKTSKEEQIEEPLDESKGDLVLWLNALIGRVLFDFMHDPGFTMKVRDRIQRKLSSIKLPYFIEELLVTELSLGKSSPMIHKAGKPILDEKGLWVDADLTYEGLIILTLQTKLNLMKLKNPQAKEKTLVKEKSAIFHSDVDDSAESSSDDEGPSEIQTDTTSTDAGNSGKKFIKMVDKIAESRFFQAATENRYIKKAMEGVSNTDLRLKVEMRSLIGTLVLNMPSPPSDRVWIGFRPVPEVVISAQPIVGERNITFLYVTSWIEKKLVQEFHKIMVIPNMEDFVIPVMNPKLPE; encoded by the exons ATGAGCCACAGCAAGAAAAAAGATGGCAAAATCACATTGGGAATGTTAAAAG GTAAACCCGTGACAACATCAGTTCCGTCTATCACCATCAAGTTTCATGCGAACGCTGAACAAATCGAGGAGTTGTACGATGACGAGAACGCTGCAACTGTCAGCGACGCGTCAACCGCCTCCGAGGGCAAAATTGTAACCGGAGATGCGGATACAAGTCCGTTTAAGTACTTACCCCGTTTGGGCAAACGCTCTACAAGCATAGACGTGTCGGGACAAACGCAGAGCGTCGAATCGTCGTCGCCGCCCAGCGACCCGTGGCGTTTCTTCTCCGACATCAAGGGTAAGATCACGAAGAGCGTCGAGGAAAAAATCACGGAGATCAAAAGCAGATCGCAGGAGGAAGGTTCGCCGTCCAAGCAAAAACTAGTGAAAGACAGCAAAGAGAATTCTAGTAGCGTATCAGACTCGGAGGACGTGTCCGAGAGTAGCATTTCGAAAACGTGCGGCATTGTATCGACCACCGAGGGTGTCGAGATGTCGAGCGACGACGAGACTCCGTCGTTAGATGCCGACAAGCGCGACGAGGCGAAAAAGAAAGTGCACAGGAAGAGTCCGCATGTATTTTCGCAGCGATTCCGTTTTTTGCGGCACTCGGGGGCGAAGGAAGGAACAGTTCACGTTAACTCGTTGAGCAGGCTTTACAATATTAACACGGAGAAGGTTGAACAGGCGCTGCCCGAACACACGGAGGAGGTAGAGAGTGGCGTTGATGCTCTCAATGATATTGAAAGTGAAACAATTCCGGAGGCGCATAAAATCGATAATGAAGAAATTCTGAGGAAAGTGTCGGAGAAGATCGATAACATCGAGTTGGACGATGAAAGGGTCATCAATTTTAGAGAAGTCACag GAAAGGAGATTCGCAACAGTTTCTTTACCACCGACAGCTCGTCCACGATCTTCGCACCGTCCGGCTTTGTGGACCTGCGACCGGCCAAAAGTCACAAAAAAATCGAGTTAAAAATCCGTCACTATTTATTGTGCAGCTGTTTCATCGCTTGTTATGCCATTCTTCACTATTACTGCCCGTACCTCGCCGGACTAATGCTCGGCATCCTGTTCGGCGCTCTCGTCCACTGGTGTCACATAAAACTCACCTCGAGCGCCGATGATCTACAGGCCGTCCGAAAAGTTTACAAACCGGAGGACTGCAAGCAGATTCTAGAAATACCAGCGGTTAAAGAGTACCAGCCCTTGACCAAATTCGAGGGCTGGATCAACGAATATCCAGACGTCTACAGTCCGGATACTTATCACATCTCGAAGACGCAGTCTGCGTTCTTGCGCCTCCAGGGCAACATGTTGCGCATCAGTCACACAAAACAGAAAATACCGAAACGGGCGATGTATAACGAGCCCAAAATCAAGGCGCACTTCGTACATCACagaatttacaatttgttgGGAGCCAAGGTGACTTTGTTACCTGAAGGTTTGGCTAAAATTCGACACTGGAGTAAGAAGTATCCGATTTGCATCACATTGAGCAAAGATCAGTTGCAGCAAGATCAAGTGCTAACGAAATTGGAATCGGAGGAGGAGAAGGACGAAAAAGATGATGTTAAAAGCACGCCAAAAGAGAAAACTGGATTCAGGTTCAAGAAGAAGGATTCAGCACCCGTTATA tCGCAAAGATTCAGTAAGCTAACAGAAGAGGAGGATTACGACCTGGAATCGGACTCGAGGGCTAGTTCTCCGTCACCAGACTTTTCT GATCCTGTGATTGAACAAGTAATTGCCGACGTTCTCGCAGATAACATCAAGAACGACGAGGAACTGTTAAACGATTTCGACGTCGTCAGTTCCAACGCCGATTCATCCGTTTCACACGAC GACAGTCCCACCGAGcaccatatttatatattcggCAGAACGGATCGCGAAAAGGAAGACTGGTTCAGACGACTGACTGCGGCGACGCATTGTCAAAATGCACAACGCGTCGACGTAGAAGACAAGCCGGACGACGTGAAGGAGGAGGAGGAGCTGAGCGACTTGGAGCGCGTCTACAACGAATACAACAAGTACATGCAAATGTTCATCAAAAAG CCAAAGAAGCCTGTTAAAGAAAAAACTTCCAAGGAAGAGCAAATTGAGGAGCCACTAGACGAATCCAAGGGTGATTTGGTGCTTTGGTTGAACGCTCTAATTGGAAGGGTGTTGTTTGATTTCATGCACGATCCAGGTTTCACAATGAAAGTGCGGGATCGCATTCAGAGGAAACTTAGCTCGATTAAGTTGCCGTATTTTATTGAAGAATTGCTAGTTACTGAGTTGTCGTTAGGTAAATCGTCCCCGATGATTCATAAGGCTGGCAAACCTATTTTAGATGAAAAAGGATTGTGGGTCGATGCTGATTTAACTTATGAaggattgattattttaacattacaaACTAAattgaatcttatgaaattgaaaaatcctcAAGCAAAAG AAAAGACTTTGGTCAAAGAGAAGTCAGCAATTTTCCATTCGGACGTGGATGATTCTGCAGAAAGTAGCAGTGATGATGAAGGACCGTCGGAGATTCAAACCGACACCACGAGCACGGATGCCGGAAACTCTGGcaagaaattcataaaaatggtGGACAAAATCGCCGAGTCACGATTTTTCCAAGCCGCCACCGAAAACCGCTACATAAAAAAAGCCATGGAAG GCGTGTCCAATACGGATTTACGTTTGAAAGTGGAAATGCGCTCGCTGATCGGAACATTAGTTTTGAATATGCCGTCACCGCCGAGCGACCGCGTTTGGATCGGTTTCCGGCCGGTTCCAGAAGTTGTTATTTCCGCACAGCCAATCGTGGGTGAACGCAACATCACGTTCTTGTACGTGACCAGTTGGATTGAGAAGAAGCTGGTGCAGGAATTCCACAAGATCATGGTGATACCCAACATGGAAGACTTCGTTATACCTGTGATGAATCCGAAGTTGCCGGAATAA
- the LOC109598248 gene encoding testis-expressed protein 2 isoform X1, which yields MSHSKKKDGKITLGMLKGKPVTTSVPSITIKFHANAEQIEELYDDENAATVSDASTASEGKIVTGDADTSPFKYLPRLGKRSTSIDVSGQTQSVESSSPPSDPWRFFSDIKGKITKSVEEKITEIKSRSQEEGSPSKQKLVKDSKENSSSVSDSEDVSESSISKTCGIVSTTEGVEMSSDDETPSLDADKRDEAKKKVHRKSPHVFSQRFRFLRHSGAKEGTVHVNSLSRLYNINTEKVEQALPEHTEEVESGVDALNDIESETIPEAHKIDNEEILRKVSEKIDNIELDDERVINFREVTGKEIRNSFFTTDSSSTIFAPSGFVDLRPAKSHKKIELKIRHYLLCSCFIACYAILHYYCPYLAGLMLGILFGALVHWCHIKLTSSADDLQAVRKVYKPEDCKQILEIPAVKEYQPLTKFEGWINEYPDVYSPDTYHISKTQSAFLRLQGNMLRISHTKQKIPKRAMYNEPKIKAHFVHHRIYNLLGAKVTLLPEGLAKIRHWSKKYPICITLSKDQLQQDQVLTKLESEEEKDEKDDVKSTPKEKTGFRFKKKDSAPVISQRFSKLTEEEDYDLESDSRASSPSPDFSDPVIEQVIADVLADNIKNDEELLNDFDVVSSNADSSVSHDDSPTEHHIYIFGRTDREKEDWFRRLTAATHCQNAQRVDVEDKPDDVKEEEELSDLERVYNEYNKYMQMFIKKVRWLTRTAHKIPKTKPKKPVKEKTSKEEQIEEPLDESKGDLVLWLNALIGRVLFDFMHDPGFTMKVRDRIQRKLSSIKLPYFIEELLVTELSLGKSSPMIHKAGKPILDEKGLWVDADLTYEGLIILTLQTKLNLMKLKNPQAKEKTLVKEKSAIFHSDVDDSAESSSDDEGPSEIQTDTTSTDAGNSGKKFIKMVDKIAESRFFQAATENRYIKKAMEGVSNTDLRLKVEMRSLIGTLVLNMPSPPSDRVWIGFRPVPEVVISAQPIVGERNITFLYVTSWIEKKLVQEFHKIMVIPNMEDFVIPVMNPKLPE from the exons ATGAGCCACAGCAAGAAAAAAGATGGCAAAATCACATTGGGAATGTTAAAAG GTAAACCCGTGACAACATCAGTTCCGTCTATCACCATCAAGTTTCATGCGAACGCTGAACAAATCGAGGAGTTGTACGATGACGAGAACGCTGCAACTGTCAGCGACGCGTCAACCGCCTCCGAGGGCAAAATTGTAACCGGAGATGCGGATACAAGTCCGTTTAAGTACTTACCCCGTTTGGGCAAACGCTCTACAAGCATAGACGTGTCGGGACAAACGCAGAGCGTCGAATCGTCGTCGCCGCCCAGCGACCCGTGGCGTTTCTTCTCCGACATCAAGGGTAAGATCACGAAGAGCGTCGAGGAAAAAATCACGGAGATCAAAAGCAGATCGCAGGAGGAAGGTTCGCCGTCCAAGCAAAAACTAGTGAAAGACAGCAAAGAGAATTCTAGTAGCGTATCAGACTCGGAGGACGTGTCCGAGAGTAGCATTTCGAAAACGTGCGGCATTGTATCGACCACCGAGGGTGTCGAGATGTCGAGCGACGACGAGACTCCGTCGTTAGATGCCGACAAGCGCGACGAGGCGAAAAAGAAAGTGCACAGGAAGAGTCCGCATGTATTTTCGCAGCGATTCCGTTTTTTGCGGCACTCGGGGGCGAAGGAAGGAACAGTTCACGTTAACTCGTTGAGCAGGCTTTACAATATTAACACGGAGAAGGTTGAACAGGCGCTGCCCGAACACACGGAGGAGGTAGAGAGTGGCGTTGATGCTCTCAATGATATTGAAAGTGAAACAATTCCGGAGGCGCATAAAATCGATAATGAAGAAATTCTGAGGAAAGTGTCGGAGAAGATCGATAACATCGAGTTGGACGATGAAAGGGTCATCAATTTTAGAGAAGTCACag GAAAGGAGATTCGCAACAGTTTCTTTACCACCGACAGCTCGTCCACGATCTTCGCACCGTCCGGCTTTGTGGACCTGCGACCGGCCAAAAGTCACAAAAAAATCGAGTTAAAAATCCGTCACTATTTATTGTGCAGCTGTTTCATCGCTTGTTATGCCATTCTTCACTATTACTGCCCGTACCTCGCCGGACTAATGCTCGGCATCCTGTTCGGCGCTCTCGTCCACTGGTGTCACATAAAACTCACCTCGAGCGCCGATGATCTACAGGCCGTCCGAAAAGTTTACAAACCGGAGGACTGCAAGCAGATTCTAGAAATACCAGCGGTTAAAGAGTACCAGCCCTTGACCAAATTCGAGGGCTGGATCAACGAATATCCAGACGTCTACAGTCCGGATACTTATCACATCTCGAAGACGCAGTCTGCGTTCTTGCGCCTCCAGGGCAACATGTTGCGCATCAGTCACACAAAACAGAAAATACCGAAACGGGCGATGTATAACGAGCCCAAAATCAAGGCGCACTTCGTACATCACagaatttacaatttgttgGGAGCCAAGGTGACTTTGTTACCTGAAGGTTTGGCTAAAATTCGACACTGGAGTAAGAAGTATCCGATTTGCATCACATTGAGCAAAGATCAGTTGCAGCAAGATCAAGTGCTAACGAAATTGGAATCGGAGGAGGAGAAGGACGAAAAAGATGATGTTAAAAGCACGCCAAAAGAGAAAACTGGATTCAGGTTCAAGAAGAAGGATTCAGCACCCGTTATA tCGCAAAGATTCAGTAAGCTAACAGAAGAGGAGGATTACGACCTGGAATCGGACTCGAGGGCTAGTTCTCCGTCACCAGACTTTTCT GATCCTGTGATTGAACAAGTAATTGCCGACGTTCTCGCAGATAACATCAAGAACGACGAGGAACTGTTAAACGATTTCGACGTCGTCAGTTCCAACGCCGATTCATCCGTTTCACACGAC GACAGTCCCACCGAGcaccatatttatatattcggCAGAACGGATCGCGAAAAGGAAGACTGGTTCAGACGACTGACTGCGGCGACGCATTGTCAAAATGCACAACGCGTCGACGTAGAAGACAAGCCGGACGACGTGAAGGAGGAGGAGGAGCTGAGCGACTTGGAGCGCGTCTACAACGAATACAACAAGTACATGCAAATGTTCATCAAAAAGGTGCGGTGGCTGACCCGAACCGCTCACAAAATTCCCAAGACCAAG CCAAAGAAGCCTGTTAAAGAAAAAACTTCCAAGGAAGAGCAAATTGAGGAGCCACTAGACGAATCCAAGGGTGATTTGGTGCTTTGGTTGAACGCTCTAATTGGAAGGGTGTTGTTTGATTTCATGCACGATCCAGGTTTCACAATGAAAGTGCGGGATCGCATTCAGAGGAAACTTAGCTCGATTAAGTTGCCGTATTTTATTGAAGAATTGCTAGTTACTGAGTTGTCGTTAGGTAAATCGTCCCCGATGATTCATAAGGCTGGCAAACCTATTTTAGATGAAAAAGGATTGTGGGTCGATGCTGATTTAACTTATGAaggattgattattttaacattacaaACTAAattgaatcttatgaaattgaaaaatcctcAAGCAAAAG AAAAGACTTTGGTCAAAGAGAAGTCAGCAATTTTCCATTCGGACGTGGATGATTCTGCAGAAAGTAGCAGTGATGATGAAGGACCGTCGGAGATTCAAACCGACACCACGAGCACGGATGCCGGAAACTCTGGcaagaaattcataaaaatggtGGACAAAATCGCCGAGTCACGATTTTTCCAAGCCGCCACCGAAAACCGCTACATAAAAAAAGCCATGGAAG GCGTGTCCAATACGGATTTACGTTTGAAAGTGGAAATGCGCTCGCTGATCGGAACATTAGTTTTGAATATGCCGTCACCGCCGAGCGACCGCGTTTGGATCGGTTTCCGGCCGGTTCCAGAAGTTGTTATTTCCGCACAGCCAATCGTGGGTGAACGCAACATCACGTTCTTGTACGTGACCAGTTGGATTGAGAAGAAGCTGGTGCAGGAATTCCACAAGATCATGGTGATACCCAACATGGAAGACTTCGTTATACCTGTGATGAATCCGAAGTTGCCGGAATAA